From Apium graveolens cultivar Ventura unplaced genomic scaffold, ASM990537v1 ctg8932, whole genome shotgun sequence, a single genomic window includes:
- the LOC141705495 gene encoding ninja-family protein AFP3-like: MVHSINPLASPSSMRGKEAVVEEINEEIDLSLSLSLNGRFGVDPQRNHKLTGAPMDANRRSLHSSGSLTISYFQNQSLKAMDSLQNRANGREFKKVSEMPHVCTTISGRKINGYLSKYNQEETRILCACHAFSMTPAEFIKHAGGGDVAFPERHITVMPVVGDGEVVNPHY; this comes from the exons ATGGTTCATTCAATCAATCCCCTGGCATCCCCATCAAG TATGAGAGGAAAGGAGGCTGTAGTtgaagaaatcaatgaagaaatTGATTTAAGTCTGAGCCTTTCTTTGAATGGAAGATTTGGTGTGGATCCACAGAGAAATCATAAACTAACTGGTGCGCCTATGGATGCTAACAGGAGGTCCCTCCATTCCAGCGGCTCTTTAACAATTAGTTACTTCCAAAATCAATCATTGAAG GCCATGGATTCCCTGCAAAACCGAGCTAATGGGAGAGAGTTCAAGAAAGTCTCAGAAATGCCACATGTTTGTACTACCATCTCTGGCCGAAAGATAAATGGGTATCTGTCCAAGTACAACCAGGAGGAAACTCGTATCCTTTGTGCCTGCCATGCTTTTTCCATGACTCCAGCTGAGTTCATCAAACATGCAGGTGGTGGTGATGTTGCCTTTCCGGAGAGACACATCACAGTCATGCCTGTTGTTGGTGATGGTGAAGTGGTCAATCCACATTATTAA
- the LOC141705496 gene encoding ninja-family protein AFP3-like, which produces MRGKEAVVEEINEDIDLSLSLSLNGRFGVDPQRNHKLTGAPSHLINPHQRRSAVFNENGVEVKMRPSFPTGPRVMETRRQEAMDSLQNRANGREFKKVSEMPHVCTTISGRKINGYLSKYNQEETRILCACHAFSMTPAEFIKHAGGGDVAFPERHITVMPVVGDGEVVNPHY; this is translated from the exons ATGAGAGGAAAGGAGGCTGTAGTTGAAGAAATCAATGAAGACATTGATTTAAGTCTGAGCCTTTCTTTGAATGGAAGATTTGGTGTGGATCCACAAAGAAATCATAAACTAACTGGTGCACCTTCTCATTTGATCAACCCTCACCAAAGGAGGTCGGCTGTTTTTAATGAAAATGGTGTTGAGGTTAAAATGCGGCCTTCCTTTCCAACTGGCCCGAGGGTAATGGAAACCAGAAGACAAGAG GCCATGGATTCCCTGCAAAACCGAGCTAATGGGAGAGAGTTCAAGAAAGTCTCAGAAATGCCACATGTTTGTACTACCATCTCTGGCCGAAAGATAAATGGGTATCTGTCCAAGTACAACCAGGAGGAAACTCGTATCCTTTGTGCCTGCCATGCTTTTTCCATGACTCCAGCTGAGTTCATCAAACATGCAGGTGGTGGTGATGTTGCCTTTCCGGAGAGACACATCACAGTCATGCCTGTTGTTGGTGATGGTGAAGTGGTCAATCCACATTATTAA